One genomic region from Yarrowia lipolytica chromosome 1C, complete sequence encodes:
- a CDS encoding uncharacterized protein (Compare to YALI0C19338g:2, no similarity possibly noncoding), whose product MLLQLPPELLILCLVHISDQDLVSLSHTCKTLYFLSHDRNLSHLRFMVVLETMHWRLIPINSNISDRHEIALTLVQRHVIPKAHHMFLSPHPVQGALNFRSLLSTSFRKALLSRELKNQLPRDHLIKTGIMKPGDKVSAKVHRLQFNRVVSVINEFFKHSFKRPSFHTAWKKGLLRYYDDELNFESVGVELLAKMFEGCQIGKDEEPEPNYFKVARNPPARAKVLKLKRYYEELDRTVCV is encoded by the coding sequence ATGCTTCTACAGCTACCCCCAGAACTTCTAATTCTGTGCCTGGTGCACATTTCCGACCAGGACCTCGTCTCACTGTCACACACATGCAAGACCCTGTACTTTTTATCTCACGACCGAAATCTGTCCCATCTCAGATTCATGGTCGTTCTGGAAACTATGCACTGGCGCCTGATTCCCATCAACAGCAATATTTCCGACCGTCACGAAATCGCTCTGACGCTTGTCCAACGGCACGTGATTCCCAAAGCCCACCACATGTTTCTGAGTCCGCATCCCGTTCAGGGTGCGCTAAATTTCCGCAGTTTGCTCAGTACCAGTTTCAGAAAGGCCCTACTCAGCCGagagctcaagaaccagctcccacgtgaccatcTCATCAAAACAGGCATCATGAAACCAGGTGACAAGGTTAGTGCAAAGGTTCATCGACTCCAGTTCAACAGAGTGGTTTCAGTCATCAACGAGTTCTTCAAGCACTCTTTCAAACGTCCGTCATTCCACACTGCCTGGAAGAAGGGTTTGTTGCGGTACTACGACGATGAGCTCAACTTTGAAAGTGTCGGAGTAGAATTGCTGGCTAAAATGTTTGAAGGATGTCAGATTGGCAAAGACGAGGAGCCAGAGCCCAATTACTTCAAGGTAGCTAGGAATCCACCAGCTAGGGCCAAGGTACTCAAGCTGAAAAGATACTACGAGGAGCTAGACAGGACTGTCTGTGTTTAG
- a CDS encoding uncharacterized protein (Full length Line element) produces the protein METAQAQASAGNSLGAPNPPPPDLSRGDGATSTETPNQTDIEKIQKNDKNDENNKKNDKNDKNDKKNDNNITLNAWKSKAEVKALLTSNPSTLKFNLNKERISEPLAAPNGRHTSGRFNVSYVASKENFFRRALDRSATPDWNLPISMFLEHLDNAAEVDEKDTISVLEGVIEKFDEIKGQVGLAEFDLSRHNLDIVPHLIDQINLEQDPEDCYQVGNGWHYLTSDALTDPHEQRMAVILETVSLIVEANTQDYRIMRKGSANPAGRRVLYYFNLPSYMKMERQTEDAFKIHLNAILNQFDVDIDQAIPGSSLLSGTLLMTSANHQNISGPVIAVRALLGSTLPQTIPDFFVNLDPTKARLTGSKLIKMHFANGDNICVKCKSTKHIREACPEKDMVTPKIFRTRAHQGTLPQRGKALASIHAPSTVEPPVQTRKFHHTPATHQWETVGTKSPRHRRTRDTSPQPTGQKPLRSYYNFEVLSDKTGEDTPEETEQTNQLPSTNQQHGTQNLPINIPASEEDTVPDDQETEQADVSMNGFDTQPDALAHPEVAPDVTQFLPPATPLNTEATNNGLPHDHTSPNTTNQTQPPPGSIHEGRPRGGHTTSSFSGEPSHTTLGKKHIAVFQTASSEVPVQILNPDRSENRLCWLPSQEVAKFIDGRCPTFLSTCHFKVFHDGATLSSVDEIVEPPNSPPNPPRVTTLHEVDTMLRPGQNQ, from the coding sequence ATGGAAACAGCGCAAGCCCAAGCTTCGGCGGGTAACTCCTTGGGCGCTCCGAACCCCCCACCTCCTGATTTATCgcgaggtgatggagccaCCTCAACCGAAACCCCCAACCAAaccgacattgaaaaaatccaaaaaaacgacaaaaacgatgaaaacaacaaaaaaaacgacaaaaacgacaaaaacgacaaaaaaaacgacaacaatATCACCCTCAACGCCTGGAAGAGCAAGGCCGAAGTCAAGGCTCTCCTGACATCGAACCCCTCCACACTCAaattcaacctcaacaaggagcgaatTTCGGAGCCCCTTGCGGCGCCGAATGGTAGGCATACCTCCGGCCGTTTCAACGTGTCCTATGTAGCCAGCAAGGAAAACTTCTTCCGAAGAGCTCTTGACCGCTCCGCCACCCCTGATTGGAATCTTCCTATCTCCATGTTCCTCGAGCACCTCGATAACGCCGCTGaagtcgacgagaaggacaccATCAGTGTCCTCGAGGGCGTCATCGAAAAgttcgacgagatcaagggtCAGGTTGGTCTGGCGGAGTTTGACCTGTCCAGGCACAACCTAGACATCGTCCCCCACCTGATCGACCAGATTAACTTAGAACAGGACCCTGAAGACTGCTACCAAGTGGGAAATGGTTGGCACTACCTGACGTCGGACGCCCTCACTGACCCCCACGAACAACGAATGgctgtcattctggagacagttagtctcattgttgaggCCAATACTCAAGATTATCGCATCATGAGGAAGGGCTCGGCTAaccctgctggacgaagaGTACTTTACTACTTCAACCTACCCTCgtacatgaagatggagcgtCAGACGGAGGATGCTTTCAAGATCCACCTCAACGCTattctcaaccagttcGACGTAGACATTGATCAGGCCATTCCAGGTTCCTCCCTCTTGAGTGGCACCCTTCTGATGACCTCTGCCAACCATCAGAACATCTCGGGTCCTGTGATCGCAGTTCGTGCTCTCCTAGGCTCCACCCTGCCCCAGACCATCCCCGACTTCTTCGTCAACCTGGATCCCACCAAGGCTAGGCTTACCggctcaaagttgatcaAGATGCACTTCGCCAACGGCGATAACATCTGTGTTAAGTGCAAGAGCACTAAGCACATCCGGGAGGCCTGCCCCGAGAAAGACATGGTCACTCCCAAGATCTTCCGCACCCGCGCTCACCAGGGTACCCTCCCACAGAGAGGTAAAGCCCTTGCTTCCATCCATGCCCCATCCACCGTGGAGCCCCCGGTCCAAACTCGCAAGTTCCACCACACGCCTGCTACTCACCAGTGGGAGACCGTCGGCACTAAGTCCCCTAGACATAGACGGACTCGAGACACGTCCCCCCAACCCACCGGTCAGAAGCCCCTCCGATCTTACTACAACTTTGAAGTCTTGAGCGACAAAACCGGAGAGGACACAcccgaagagaccgagcAAACTAACCAGCTGCCCTCTAcgaaccagcagcatggaacTCAGAATCTAcccatcaacatccccgCCTCCGAGGAAGACACAGTTCCCGACGACCAGGAAACGGAACAGGCTGACGTATCCATGAACGGCTTTGACACCCAGCCTGACGCACTTGCTCACCCTGAAGTAGCCCCTGATGTCACCCAGTTTCTTCCCCCCGCTACCCCGCTTAacaccgaggccaccaacaacggcctTCCCCACGACCACACCAGTCCCAACACGaccaaccaaacacaaccccccCCCGGAAGTATCCACGAGGGccgaccccgaggagggcacaccacctccagttTCTCTGGCGAGCCCTCTCACACCACGCTCGGCAAGAAGCACATTGCGGTCTTCCAGACCGCCTCGAGCGAGGTTCCGGTGCAAATCCTGAACCCGGACAGGTCGGAGAACagactctgctggctgcCTTCTCAGGAGGTAGCAAAGTTCATTGACGGGAGGTGCCCGACATTCCTGTCTACATGCCACTTCAAAGTTTTCCACGACGGTGCGACACTCAGCTCggtagacgagattgtAGAACCCCCGAACAGTCCCCCGAACCCCCCTAGGGTGACCACTCTCCATGAGGTGGACACAATGCTCCGACCGGGGCAGAACCAGTAA
- a CDS encoding uncharacterized protein (Compare to YALI0C19360g:2, similar to uniprot|Q6CD59 Yarrowia lipolytica YALI0C03542g): MDTLPVEILARIYCFCNLETAVALSQTNRATWSTWCDLDVSLAQPLVLERVPWFTLNESGTGLTTWTRCALAIVSRTRATKNSFRGWSAIKEGAVREQIRVPEDSRFKEPVKEKSLIKPRILYGTDVIPEKSPRETKVRHSDPSISVTFLEENDVFLHFADTHDMSEHQIANKSLCTQDEDGTWVVSNKEFLWDFIQVTLLPNGAGAFFMSYRFHEDAHIGINTPLCVQVYHVPSSAVPASSLDSLEWQDVATRIGPKMYLELGDSYYYHTTVSFGMIYNGFFYAMVQSGLWLRLWIDLEATDAEGDFVLAVNSNFPAIRCSKMNPQMSTHVRGNKTSGLDRYFVLPYQKLSWIGDLLTGVSYCGETFKQSLEDHSYQMAPFFARDDMNSPGFYKWPVSN, encoded by the coding sequence atggACACCCTCCCTGTTGAGATTCTAGCTCGGATTTACTGTTTCTGCAATCTCGAAACCGCTGTGGCTCTCAGCCAGACGAATCGAGCAACTTGGTCCACCTGGTGCGACCTGGATGTTAGCCTTGCACAACCACTGGTGCTTGAACGGGTACCTTGGTTTACTCTCAACGAGTCCGGAACCGGTCTGACAACGTGGACCAGATGTGCATTGGCTATAGTTTCACGAACTCGTGCGACGAAAAACTCCTTTCGTGGATGGAGTGCCATCAAAGAAGGGGCTGTCAGAGAACAGATCCGTGTGCCAGAAGATAGCCGGTTCAAAGAACCAGTCAAAGAGAAGAGTTTGATCAAACCACGCATACTCTACGGAACCGATGTGATCCCAGAGAAGTCTCCGAGGGAAACAAAAGTTCGTCACTCAGACCCCTCCATCTCTGTCACTTTTCTAGAAGAGAACGACGTCTTTCTACACTTTGCAGACACACACGACATGTCCGAACATCAAATTGCAAACAAGAGTCTATGTACTCAAGACGAAGACGGAACCTGGGTGGTATCCAACAAAGAGTTCCTGTGGGATTTCATCCAGGTGACTCTGCTGCCCAACGGTGCAGGTGCCTTCTTTATGTCATACCGTTTCCATGAAGATGCACACATAGGGATTAATACGCCTCTATGTGTTCAAGTGTATCATGTCCCTTCGTCAGCTGTCCCAGCGTCATCTTTGGACTCTCTAGAATGGCAAGATGTAGCCACACGCATCGGACCCAAGATGTACCTGGAACTCGGAGACTCCTACTACTACCACACCACCGTCAGTTTCGGCATGATCTATAACGGATTCTTTTACGCTATGGTACAATCAGGTCTCTGGTTGAGATTGTGGATTGATTTGGAAGCCACTGACGCCGAAGGAGATTTTGTTCTTGCCGTGAACTCCAATTTCCCAGCCATTCGTTGCAGTAAAATGAATCCCCAAATGTCGACACACGTTCGGGGAAACAAAACTAGTGGCCTAGATAGATATTTTGTGCTCCCTTATCAGAAGCTCTCCTGGATCGGGGACCTACTCACAGGTGTGTCGTACTGTGGAGAAACGTTTAAACAGAGTCTAGAAGATCATTCTTATCAGATGGCTCCATTTTTCGCACGTGACGATATGAATAGCCCTGGGTTCTACAAATGGCCAGTCAGTAATTGA